One window from the genome of Saccopteryx leptura isolate mSacLep1 chromosome 8, mSacLep1_pri_phased_curated, whole genome shotgun sequence encodes:
- the ZNF639 gene encoding zinc finger protein 639, producing MNEYPKKRKRKTLHPSRYSDSSGISRIADGFNGIFSDHCYSVCSMRQPDLKYFDNKDDDSDTETSNDLPKFTDGIKARNRNQNYLVPSPVLRILDHTAFSTEKSADVEICDEECDSPESVNQPTQEESPIEVHTAEDVPIAAEVHAISEDYDIETENNSSESLQDQTDEEPPAKLCKILDKSQALNVTAQQKWPLLRANSSGLYKCELCEFNSKYFSDLKQHMILKHKRTDSNVCRVCKESFSTNVLLIEHAKLHEEDPYICKYCDYKTVIFENLSQHIADTHFSDHLYWCEQCDVQFSSSSELYLHFQEHSCDEQYLCQFCEHETNDPEDLHSHVVNEHACKLIELSDKYNNGEHGQYSLLSKITFDKCKNFFVCQVCGFRSRLHTNVNRHVAIEHTKIFPHVCDDCGKGFSSMLEYCKHLNSHLSEGIYLCQYCEYSTGQIEDLKIHLDFKHSADLPHKCSECLMRFGNERELLSHIPVHETT from the exons ATGAATGAATatcctaagaaaagaaaaaggaagactttACACCCTTCTCGTTATTCAG ATTCCTCCGGAATAAGCAGAATTGCAGATGGATTCAATGGAATTTTTTCTGATCATTGTTATAGTGTCTGTTCTATGAGACAACCggacttaaaatattttgacaacAAAG ATGATGATTCTGATACAGAGACATCAAATGACTTGCCAAAATTTACAGATGGAATCAAGGCCAGAAACAGAAATCAGAACTATCTGGTTCCTAGTCCCGTACTTAGAATTCTAGACCACACTGCCTTTTCTACAG aaaaatctgCTGATGTTGAAATTTGTGATGAAGAGTGTGACTCACCTGAATCAGTCAACCAGCCAACTCAAGAAGAGAGTCCCATAGAAGTTCACACTGCTGAAGATGTTCCAATTGCTGCAGAAGTGCACGCGATATCCGAAGATTATGATATCGAGACAGAAAACAATTCCTCTGAGAGTCTCCAGGACCAAACCGATGAGGAGCCACCAGCTAAACTTTGCAAAATTCTTGACAAAAGTCAAGCTCTGAACGTGACTGCCCAGCAGAAATGGCCTTTGCTGAGAGCCAATAGCAGTGGCCTCTATAAATGTGAACTTTGCGAGTTCAACAGCAAGTATTTTTCTGACTTAAAGCAGCATATGATCCTGAAGCATAAGCGTACTGACTCAAATGTGTGTCGAGTATGCAAGGAGAGTTTCTCCACCAACGTGCTTCTGATCGAACATGCCAAACTGCATGAAGAGGACCCCTACATTTGTAAATACTGTGATTATAAGACAGTGATTTTTGAGAACCTCAGCCAGCACATTGCAGACACCCATTTTAGTGACCACCTTTATTGGTGCGAGCAGTGCGACGTTCAGTTCTCCTCAAGCAGTGAACTCTACCTGCATTTCCAGGAGCACAGCTGTGACGAGCAGTACTTGTGTCAGTTTTGTGAACATGAAACAAATGACCCAGAAGACTTGCATAGCCATGTGGTCAATGAACATGCATGTAAATTAATAGAGTTAAGTGACAAGTATAACAATGGAGAGCATGGACAGTACAGCCTCTTGAGTAAAATTACCTTTGACAAGTGTAAAAACTTCTTTGTATGCCAAGTATGTGGTTTTCGGAGTAGACTTCATACAAATGTTAACAGGCATGTTGCTATTGAACATACTAAAATTTTTCCTCATGTTTGTGATGACTGTGGCAAAGGCTTTTCAAGTATGCTAGAATATTGCAAACATTTAAATTCACATTTATCTGAAGGAATTTATTTATGTCAATACTGTGAATATTCAACAGGACAAATTGAAGATCTTAAAATTCATCTAGACTTCAAGCATTCAGCTGACTTACCTCATAAATGTAGTGAATGCCTAATGAGGTTTGGAAATGAAAGGGAATTATTAAGTCACATTCCAGTCCATGAGACAACTTGA